The following proteins are encoded in a genomic region of Oceanisphaera profunda:
- the rnm gene encoding RNase RNM, with translation MRIDLHSHSTASDGQLTPTELMARAAEKEVDILALTDHDTLGGLAEAAVAADKHGVRLINGVEISCLWQALEVHVVGLNIALDHEGLNDLLAEQQVRREQRAHLMAERLEKANFPGAYEGARALAGDAPITRTHMAKWLLSQGAAESIPKVFKKFISRGNTGYAPPNWCSLEAAISAIQQAGGVAVLAHPTRYDLSNKWVRKMIVAFAEAGGDAMEVSMGQQSPQERATLGEWSKEYNLAASVGSDFHFPSPWRELGRQLWLPKEATPVWTRFI, from the coding sequence ATACGCATCGATTTGCACAGTCATTCCACCGCTTCTGATGGTCAATTAACACCCACCGAGCTGATGGCGCGTGCCGCCGAAAAAGAGGTGGATATATTAGCGCTGACCGACCACGACACTCTAGGCGGATTAGCCGAGGCGGCAGTGGCGGCAGACAAACATGGCGTGCGCTTAATTAACGGCGTAGAAATATCCTGTTTATGGCAAGCGCTCGAGGTCCACGTGGTGGGGCTTAATATTGCGCTCGACCACGAAGGCCTGAATGACTTGTTGGCCGAGCAGCAAGTTAGGCGCGAGCAACGAGCCCACTTAATGGCCGAGCGCTTAGAGAAAGCTAATTTTCCGGGTGCCTATGAAGGCGCGCGTGCTTTGGCCGGTGACGCACCCATTACCCGCACCCATATGGCGAAATGGTTGTTGAGTCAGGGCGCGGCTGAGTCTATACCTAAGGTGTTCAAGAAATTTATTAGCCGCGGCAACACCGGCTATGCGCCGCCTAATTGGTGCTCGCTTGAAGCGGCCATTAGCGCCATTCAGCAAGCGGGCGGCGTGGCGGTATTGGCGCATCCCACCCGTTATGACTTGTCGAACAAGTGGGTGAGAAAAATGATTGTCGCCTTTGCTGAGGCCGGTGGTGATGCCATGGAAGTGTCCATGGGGCAGCAAAGCCCTCAAGAGCGAGCCACCTTGGGCGAGTGGAGCAAAGAATACAATTTAGCAGCGTCAGTGGGGTCGGATTTTCATTTTCCCAGCCCGTGGCGTGAACTGGGGCGCCAATTATGGTTGCCCAAAGAAGCGACCCCAGTGTGGACGCGTTTTATTTAA
- a CDS encoding anthranilate synthase component 1, translating to MAHGSLHVLLQDAPYTDDPLALFAALTQAGDNSMLLESAEIDTKAGTQSLLMLDACVRLVCQGRTVTLTALNANGLPALDLVEQALGGERAAKSASLQQLTVTFPQADDTLDEDNRLKAPSVLETLRLILTRFSANLGQQHVFMAGTFAYDLIASFEQLEGVPEGINACPDFCFYLAETLITLDHKQDSAQLTACVFDPAEQDRLQARLDALAISCGQTHPQPTADTQLQGKIQVSKSDAEFKADVINLKEHIKIGNIFQVVPSRSFSLPCPRPLAAYRKLKQTNPSPYLFYVNDQDFTLFGASPESSVKFDHASRMVEMYPIAGTRKRGLNKDGSINLDLDGRIELELRQDAKETAEHLMLVDLARNDIARISEPGSRYVKDLLSVDRYSHVMHLVSRVVGTLRHDLDALHGYQACMNMGTLTGAPKIRASALIREVEQQRRGSYGGAVGYVNGNGDMDTCIVIRSAFVSNGVAHVQAGAGVVYDSDPQAEADETRSKAAAVLNAIALAHGSTLAEVSHD from the coding sequence ATGGCGCATGGTTCGCTCCACGTCTTACTGCAAGATGCACCCTATACCGATGATCCGCTGGCGTTATTTGCCGCCCTAACTCAAGCTGGCGACAACAGCATGCTACTGGAGTCGGCAGAAATTGATACCAAAGCCGGCACTCAAAGCCTGTTAATGCTGGATGCGTGTGTACGCCTCGTTTGCCAAGGCCGCACCGTTACGCTAACCGCCTTAAATGCCAATGGCTTACCGGCATTAGACTTAGTTGAGCAAGCACTCGGCGGCGAACGTGCTGCAAAGTCTGCTTCTCTGCAGCAGCTCACGGTCACCTTCCCCCAAGCGGACGACACCCTAGACGAAGACAATCGCTTAAAAGCGCCGTCGGTGCTGGAAACCTTGCGGCTGATCTTAACACGTTTTAGTGCAAATCTTGGCCAACAACATGTATTTATGGCCGGCACTTTCGCCTATGACCTCATTGCCTCTTTCGAGCAGTTAGAGGGGGTGCCTGAGGGCATTAACGCTTGTCCTGATTTTTGCTTTTATCTCGCCGAAACGCTGATCACTCTGGATCATAAACAAGACAGCGCCCAGTTAACGGCCTGTGTGTTTGACCCAGCCGAACAAGACCGATTGCAAGCACGCCTTGATGCGCTCGCTATCAGTTGCGGCCAAACTCATCCGCAACCCACGGCGGACACCCAATTGCAGGGTAAAATTCAAGTCAGCAAGAGCGACGCAGAATTTAAAGCAGATGTGATTAATCTTAAAGAGCACATAAAGATCGGCAATATTTTTCAAGTGGTGCCTTCACGCAGCTTTAGCCTGCCCTGCCCACGCCCGTTGGCTGCCTATCGTAAGCTTAAGCAGACCAACCCCAGCCCGTATCTTTTTTATGTGAACGACCAAGACTTCACCCTATTTGGCGCCAGTCCTGAAAGCTCGGTCAAATTTGATCATGCTAGCCGCATGGTAGAAATGTATCCCATTGCCGGCACCCGCAAGCGCGGCCTCAATAAAGACGGCAGCATTAATCTCGACTTAGACGGTCGTATCGAATTAGAGCTGCGCCAAGACGCCAAAGAAACCGCCGAGCACCTGATGCTGGTGGACTTAGCCCGCAACGACATTGCGCGCATTAGCGAGCCCGGCAGCCGCTACGTGAAAGACTTATTAAGTGTGGATCGCTACAGCCACGTCATGCACTTGGTGTCTCGCGTAGTCGGTACGCTGCGCCATGACTTAGATGCACTGCACGGTTATCAGGCTTGCATGAACATGGGTACGCTCACCGGTGCACCCAAAATTCGCGCCAGCGCGCTTATCCGCGAAGTAGAACAGCAACGTCGTGGTAGCTACGGCGGTGCCGTGGGGTATGTAAACGGCAATGGCGATATGGATACCTGCATCGTTATTCGCTCGGCCTTTGTTAGTAACGGCGTGGCCCATGTGCAAGCCGGTGCCGGTGTGGTCTATGACTCAGACCCGCAAGCCGAAGCCGATGAAACGCGCAGCAAAGCAGCGGCAGTACTCAACGCCATCGCACTGGCCCACGGCAGCACACTGGCGGAGGTGAGCCATGACTAA